TCCATGTCGACAAGGCTTTGTTTGATCTCACGATAGACAAATCCTAGAAAGTTTAACGGAAGATACAGCTGTATAAGGTAGGTGTTAACAAGCACGAAGTCGCCAATCGTTTTTTCACCGTTCACCACACCCTGAGCTGCTAGCAACATTATCGCTATTAAGCCAACTCCGATGATAGCACTTTGTAGTATGTTGAGCGCCGAAAGACTTTTTTGACTGCGAATTGCCGCAGACTCATAACTTGCTAGGTTTTGATCATATCTTCTGTACTCGTGCTCTTCATTGCCAAAGTATTTAACCGTTTCAAAATTTAAAAGACTGTCGATAGCTTTTGTATTGGCTTTTGTCTCTTCGGCATTCATTTCTTTTCGAAACTTCAGGCGCCATTCAGTGACGCTCAGTGTGAGATAAATATAAAGCGATATTGTACCGAAGATAATAAAGCCAAATATCCAGCCAAAGTTGTAAATAACAATCCCCGTTACTAATGCTATCTCGAACAATGTCGGCACAACGTTAAACGTCATGAAGTTGAGCACAAACTGTATCCCGCGTGTGCCTCTTTCGATAACTCGAGAGAGGCCCCCAGTTTGGCGACTCAAGTGAAAATCTAAAGATAGGGCATGCAAATGTTTAAAAGTTGTAAGGGCTATTTCTCTTTGAGAGTTTTGCGCTACATTCGCAAAAACCAAATCTCGAAATTCTCCGAAGACCTGAACAAGTATTCTACTCAAGCCGTAGGCTAAGATTATTCCAACAGGTGCCACAACCAATACGCTGGTGACCGACGAAAGAGAGTCGATCGCCTCTTTCATTAAAAACGGCACATAAACGTTAACTACTTTAGCCAATACCAAGAAAAGCATGGCGAGGGCGGCTCGTACGCGGAGCGTGGGACGACCTTGGGGCCAAAGGTAGCTGCCCAAAGTCTTTAGCGTTTGCCAATGCGAATGCGCTGGTGAACTTTCTGAATCTGTGAGTGATTTTTGGCCCGTTGCCTGCGAGGACTGTTGGTTGGCGTGTAAGGATTTTAGGGAATCTTTGCCCGAAGGACTTTGCATCGACTCTGCTCCAAGCAAAGAGTCGCTTTATTTAATCAAAGACTCAATAAATTTTTCAGTTGAGAGAAGCTGTTATGCTTTTTTGCACTTGCTCGGGCTGTGTCTGTGTCAATTTAGCTGTCTCCGAAAAAATAGAGTAAGGTATCGCTAAAACTGCCAAGATTGCTAGAATCTTAAATGCTTTGATTGCTATTCTTTCAAGCTGGGTTTCATTTACATAGAGATATTCTGCTGCGTTCATTTCAAACTCCCCGTTTATTGTTGATACTAGGTAGAAGTGCAAGCGCCATGCTCAGCGGGGAAAGTCTCCAGGCTCATTTAAAGCACTCCACACCCATCCTAGGACTTGTTTTAGACTGTTATAGTTTATCTACGTTGGGATTATCATTTTCGATCGACTAATTTTTAGACAATTATAAACATTTGGCATTTTTCGTTGTCTAATAATGAGACAAATACGCTTTGATCTTTCATTCAGCGCTCTGAATAGTATCGATAATAAGTGGTCGAGCGTCTAAATCACTCCAGGATGTTAGTGCCATGAAAGAAACGTAATTGGTGACGATTCTGCCATCGAAACTTCTGTTAAAAAGGCGAAAGTAGGATGTTCTATCAATGTATTTCTCGGCTATACCGTCATTCTTCAAAATCCTCGTGTATTCAAAAATAGGCTCCCCGTCGGGGCCGACTAATAGATATGCGCTTTGAATGCCCGGCGATTCCTTAGAGATCTCGATTAATCTGTAGTCGTCAGACACTGTTTGACAGCTTCCGAGTTGAAATTGTGCGCGCAAAAGCTCTGGAATCTCCTTTAGTCCATCTTCTGACTGAGCACCCTGGTCTTGTTCAATCGGCATTTTCATCGGAATCTTTTTTATCCATAGAAAGATTCGCACTCCATCCCATAGTAGTTTTGCGAGCGCACCCTCAGAAAGCTTCGTATCGATTTCGTATTTTACTTTGTACCCAGGAGACTTTCTGAATTCCTCTTCGTTATTCGTTCTCGGCGTGATTGTTCTTTTGCCAGTTCCTACAGCCTCTCCTTGTATCGGTCGTCCAACAGCCCAGAGGGTCTTTAGTTCAGTGGGCAACAAGGTCATTCGCTCTTCGTGATTAGCTCGCACTAGCTGAGTAGCGAGCAAAGGCAACCTACTTGAAAAATCCATGTCTAATTGCTGTAGATATTTTTGCTTGGCTAACTGTCTGTCGACATCATCGTTCTGAAGGTCATAAGCACGTCCAACTATCTGGAATCGATTTTTCTGCACCAAGAACGGAAGTGCTCCGTAGTCTCTTGAAGACAGTAGTTTAGATTTAGCCATTTCAAAAAGCTGTTGATCTCTTTCGTCGCAGAGGTTGCCCTCTGAAGAGGAGTTACTATCCCAGCTAAAGGGCATCCACATAGGCCATAGGCCCCTGCTGCTACCTATTTTGGCTTGAACCGGTGTAAACGCAAACACGAAAAACAGGACCACCAAAAACTGTGCGAAGTCTGATCTGCACCTATCCAAAGCGCCCCTCCCTTGTTGTAAATACATCGCCCCGTTCGAAAACCTATCTTGCCGTGAATTGAGCGCGGGCTCCTCAATCGGCTGTGAGGCCTCAAGGGTAAACCTCTTTCTACATTATACACAACTATGCTTAGAGGCTTAACTAAGAAGCTGGACGGGAAGCGGCAACTAGGTAGGAGGCCTTGAGTGAATCGTTCTATTTATAACGCAGTGTAAAATCACCCGTGGCTTTAGCGAATAACTGGATTTCCACTGATTTATTGATTAGATGAGAGCCTTATATAAATCGCCTTTGGGTAAGCTAGCAGGTTGGCTTGTTGAAATTTAGCTCGAGCCCTATCGCGAATCCAATCTACGGAGGGGTGGCAGAGCGGTTGAATGCACCGGTCTTGAAAACCGGCAGGTCCTCACGGGCCTCGTGAGTTCGAATCTCACCCCCTCCGCCATTAAAGAAACGGCTCTTCTCACTCAACTGTAGATAGTTTGGCTCTTCTCACTTAACTGTAGATAGTTTCAAAAAGTTCAAAATCCACAAGCCTTTATAGCGGCCAAACCATCAACAAAGTGGGAATCGCCAAGAGTAGAATTATTAAAGTTAATGGTGCTCCTAAATATGAGTAGTCTTTGAAGGCGTAGCCACCGGGCTCCATCACGAGTGTGTTGGATTGATGCGCAATTGGCGTAATAAATGCGGTCGACGCAGCAACCGCTACGCCCATCAACAATGAGTCAGGTGAAACCTTGAGTTGCCTTGCTATCTCTAGCGCGACCGGAGCCATGATGATGGCCGCGGCTGCATTATTAATTACATTCGTAAGAAGAACTGTAACTGTCATGATGATCGCCAAAATAAAAACAGGGCTCAAGCCTGAAGCCACAACCAACACGGAATCGGAAATGACTTTCAAAGACCCCGCGGCCTCCATGCCTTCGCCCAATGGAATAAGGCAAGCGAGCAGCACAATCACAGGCCACTCCACCTTGCTGTAGATCTCTTTGGGCTTAATGTAGCCCAACAATACGTAAAGCAGAGAGCAGCCCACGAATGCCACCGTGATATCGATGTAGCCCATTAGGTTTCCGGTGATTGCCGCGGCAAACAAAAGTACAGGAAGGAATATTTCTCTCTTGTACTGAAAAAGAGCTTGGCGCTCAGACAGAAATACCAAGCCCATATCTTTTACGGCGCGGGCAATGTTTTCTTTTTGACCCTGGAGCAAAAGAATATCACCTACATGATATATGACATCCGAGAGCTCTCTCGTTATTCGATTGCCGGCGCGAGCAATACCTAAAACGTTTACCGAATACTCCCAGCGCAAATCCATCGTCTTTGACGATCTGCCAACGGCAAATGCATCTGCAGGAACAACGAGTTCTACGATCGTGCAGTCAGCTTCCTTTAAAATCTGTTCAGAATCCTGACCGCCCAGAAGTTGCAGCCTTTCTTTGGAAACTAGCGTTTCGAGCACCTCAGAAGTTGCCTCCACAATAAGCAGATCTCCGGCCTCGATCTTCCTGAACTGACTAGGCGCCCGGAAAAGTTGATCCCCATTTTTTAAGCCCAGCAAGGCGCACTCTGGATACCGACTTAAAAACTCAAGGAGGGTGGTGCCAACCAACGGACTTCCTTTGCCGACCTTAACCTCCGTTAAAAAATCCCGTATGACCTTCAGTAAGTCGCCTTCGTCTTGGCTTTCTGGAGCTCTAATGAAGAATCTGGAAAAAAAAGATATGGCTAGTACTCCCGCAAGACACAAGACAAAGCCAACCGGAGTGAAATCAAACATTGTGAACTGATCGCTCTTCGTGGCCTGGGCGCGAAACGCCGAGATAATATTGATTTTATATATGGGAAACAAAAGCTTTGAGTATTGGATCCAGCAGGTGATGGAGATAGCCAACCGAACTTTCTTTAAAATGGGGGCGTTCGAGGTCAGTTTCTTCTCGTTGATGTATGTTTTTTTATTTTTGATGCTCCTCTATTTCGCCTCGAGCGGCTTGCGAAGAGTTTTGCTTAGGCGACTAACTCATTTTCCGAGAGCAACTGTTGAGTCTGTGCTGACGCTGTTTCACTATTCAGTCCTTGCAATTGGTACCGTCATTATACTCCAGTCAGCGGGCTTGGACTTCAGTGCGCTTGCGGTTCTGGCTGGTACTGTGGGAATAGGAATTGGTTTCGGTCTGCAGAATGTCACAAATAACTTCATTAGCGGACTAATCATTTTATTTGAGCGCCCAATTAAAGTAGGGGATCGCATTGAGATTACTGATATCATGGGACAGGTGATGAGGATCGGAATGCGATCGACCACGGTCCTGACTAATGACAATGTGTCGATAATCATCCCGAATGCTGAATTCGTCTCAGGCAATGTGGTCAACTGGAACCATACTGACGACATAGTCCGATTAAGAATTCCAATTGGGGTTTCTTACAAAGCGGACCCCACATGCGTAATAAGGACCTTGGAGTCAGCAATTAAAGATTTACCAGGTGTCTTGGAGCATAGAAAGTCAGATGTAATACTTGATAGCTTTGGCGATCATTCAATTAATTTTTTAGTGCGAGTTTGGACCCAGGATTTTTCTCAAAAGCCCGGCCTGATGAAACACCAAATCAATATGGCCATCTGGGAAGCGCTAAAGGTTGCAAAGATTGAAATTCCGTTTCAGCAGCTGGATTTGCATGTACGCACTGAAAAGCAGCCTACAGTCTCGGCTTAAAATGAGTTTTCGCCGTACCATTGCTCTCAGGCATGGTTGTTCCAAATACCACCAAGAAATTTTGCTCGCTGTACTTCCCGGCGATACTATGAGCCATAGTTTCGTTTTCCACCATTTCCGTGGCGTTGCTTTCACTCTGCGATTTCTTCCTTAACCCGACAAGCACCAAAAGGTCCTGCTTCTCAGTGTTCCCACTGAAGGTTGAAAACCACATACGCACGGAACGATACGAAACAAATGCCTTTTTGATTGTTTTGTCGCTAGATTCGAAGGCAGTTTTAACGTTTTTCAAGTCTTGATCGTGACAAAAAATTTGAAGCCCTATCCCAAGCTGCTTTGCAATCAAGTTAATTATTTTAATTGCCGCTAAGTTGTCAGATGTAAGCTCTCCAATTGGGGGAAAAATAACATTCATTCTCCTTGACCCGCTTAGTGGATATATCAAGCGAGATAATATGAGATTCGCTTCACCCTCTTGAACCAAATCATCAATCATACGGCCGAGTTTCGCACCACTTCGGCTGGGAACAACATCCCATGGAACTATTACGAGTTTTGATCTGAGCTCCTTTAAAACCTGGCTCATACCCCGGCCTGCGGAAGTGTGAACTCTTTTTATCGCCTCTGCTCTATGTCCTGAAGCATTGACCTGATTTACTGCTGCCAGCAGAACCTTGTCCGCCTCTGACATCTTTTGCTCATATTCTGCGCCCTCCGGGACAAAGTACGCTGGATAGACCGGAACTTGCGAGCCGCTTGATTTAAGCAGTAAGGCTAACTCAACTGCGGGCTCTACCTGTTTAAGCTCCACAAGTGGAATAACAATCCTTTCTAATGGGTTCGCTATGAAAGAGTCAGAATTTGCTGCGGTGACGGCCATCTTGTCTATTGATAGATTGACGACATACGGGCCCAAAACACAGGTCACTAGGATCATCACAATAGTTCCATTAATGACAGCCTCATCAAAAAGACCTATTCGATGACCGACCATAACCGCAGCAAGAGTGGCCGCTGCTTGAACGACACTGAGGCCAAACATGACTTTCCCCTCGGGTTCGCTATAGCCAAAAATCTTTCTTGCTGCTTGAGCCGCCGCCCACTTAGTCGCTATAACGGTCACAGACATACCAATCGCTATGCCCCAGGTGCGCAAATCACCAAACAGAACTTTTGCATTGAGAATCATTCCGACTGACAAAAGAAAAAATGGAATAAATATCGCATCCCCTGTGAAGGTGATCCGATTCATCAGCGTGCTATTGTGCGGGATCAGCCGGTTTAGCGCGAGGCCCGACAAGAAAGCTCAAACTATTGGCTCAAGTCCTGCTGCGTGAGAAAAGGCCGCGCAAAAAAACACGGATGATAAAACAAATACAAATTGAGCTGTTGAATCGTCAGGAAATCGCCTAAAGAACCAACGGCCTAGCTTGGGTAGGCCTATAAAAATCGCAGAAACAAATAAGGTTATTGATACACCAAGCCGCCACCATAAAGCTTCATTCAACTCGCCCTGTGCCGCAGATGCAATTATCGCAAGAACCAAAAGCGCCAGAGTGTCGGTAACCATTGTTCCTGCAACAGTGGCCGTCACCGTCCTGTTTGTGGAAAGCCCTTTTCGACTGACCAAAGGGTACGCCAAAAGAGTGTGAGATGCGAACATACTGGCCAGCAATATCGCTGAAAGCCATTCAAAACCTAAGATATAGTGGGCGATAACTGTACCAATGCCCTGAGGAATGGCGAATGTTAGGAGGCCAAAAACGATTCCGTCTAGTCCATATTTTTTAAATACAGAAAGATCTACTTCTAATGCCGCCGTAAACATAATGTAAGTGAGCCCTACAGCACCAAGCAAAACAAACGAAGAATCACGCTCCAGCACACCGAGAGCATGTGGTCCCAAAACTGCTCCCGCTAGAAGTAGCCCTATCATTCCAGGTAACTTAAAGCGCGCCATCAAAATGGGAGCTAACAAGAATAATATTAGCACTATAGCGAAGATCAAAACCGGATCACGAAGCGGAAATAGGTTTGGCAGCAGGTAAGACATCATAGTTATGCCAGGATAGCGGCATGAAAATATACAATCAAAGTAAATGATATTAACTCTTTTAAGTTTTCGCTTTACTACCTATGGGATCTCACGCCAAATGGTTGATCTGGTGGAGTTCCGTAGAAATTGACCAATTAAGCGATTGCAATAAGCTAAGGTGACTATGTCAAAAATCACACGACGCGATTTTATTTCTGACTCGGCTACTTTGGCTCTGACTGTCGCGGCCACGGGGTTGGGTTGCAGCTCTACGGGCGGTTCGTCAAAGTCTAGGCGCGATGTAGCCACAATCGTGAACGAACGAGATGAATATGACTACATCGTTGTAGGCAGTGGAGCTGGCGGTGGCCCTGTTGCATCGAATCTCGCAAAGGCAGGGTTTCGTGTTTTGCTTCTTGAAGCTGGCGGAAATCGCGGAGGAAGAAATTACTCCGTTCCTGGATTTGCCGCGCTTTCGTCAGAAGATCCCGATATGGCCTGGAATTTTTATGTCAAACACTATGACGACTTGTTTAGGCAAACGCGCAATCCAAAGTTTGTAGAAGGCAAGGGCATCCTCTATCCGCGCGCAGGGACTCTTGGCGGTTGTACCGCTCACAACGATCTGATTGTTCTTTACCCTGATCTCAGCGACTGGAACCAAATTGCAAAGCAAACGAGCGATCCTTCGTGGGATGGCACCAAGATGCGCCAATATTTCGAACGTCTTGAGAGGTGTCGATATGTCACACAGAGCAATAGAAATCCTTCTCGCCATGGTTACAATGGTTGGCTGCCAACGGAAACTCCCGACTCTTCACTTATTTTTCGTGATCCCAAGCTCTTAAAGCTTTTTATAAGTGCTTTGGCGGCTGGTGGCAGACGGCGTGACGCTAATGATTGGCGACAAGTTCTCAATAGAAAAAACGGCAATTTTATAATTCCTCAGTCGAGTGAAAATGGAACTCGAATGGGAACTCGCGAACTAGTACTTGATACCATGCGGGCTCACCCTGAAAATTTAGTGCTAAGAACGGGGGCACTCGCGCGTGAAATACTTTTTGATGATCAAGATCCCACCAAGGCGATAGGTATTGAGTATGTTGTGGGCGATCACCTTTATCAGGCAGACCCGGCTGCATCAAAAAATCCATTTATAAATCCAATGAAAGCTTTTGCTAGACGTGAAGTTATCTTAGCTGGCGGAGTTTTTAATAGCCCCCAGCTCTTGATGCTTTCGGGGATCGGTGACGAGACAGAACTTCGACAGCACAATATATCACCGCGCATTCACTTGCCTGGAGTTGGCAAGAACCTTCAAGATCGTTACGAAATTTCGGTACCAACTCGAGTTCGGAGTGATTTTTCTATTCTTAAAGACTGCACATTTGGTGCAGATGGCGATCCGTGCCTTGTCGACTATGACAGAGCCCCACGATCAAGCCCTTATAGTACGAACGGCGTCTTCACGAGTTTCATTCGAAAATCTTTTAAGAATAAGAGTGATGCCGATCTTTGTGTTTTCGGAATCGTCGGGCGCTTCGTCGGATACTATCCCGGATGGTCTCGTGAAATCATCGCTAAGGACCACTTTAGCTGGGTTGTTCTTAAGGGCAAAACCGAAAATCGATCCGGTTATGTGAAGCTTAAATCTAAAAATCCACTTGAGATGCCTGAAATCAATTTTAGATATTTTGAAGACGGTAACGACAAGGCGGGAGATGACCT
The Bdellovibrionales bacterium CG10_big_fil_rev_8_21_14_0_10_45_34 genome window above contains:
- a CDS encoding metal ABC transporter permease; this translates as MQSPSGKDSLKSLHANQQSSQATGQKSLTDSESSPAHSHWQTLKTLGSYLWPQGRPTLRVRAALAMLFLVLAKVVNVYVPFLMKEAIDSLSSVTSVLVVAPVGIILAYGLSRILVQVFGEFRDLVFANVAQNSQREIALTTFKHLHALSLDFHLSRQTGGLSRVIERGTRGIQFVLNFMTFNVVPTLFEIALVTGIVIYNFGWIFGFIIFGTISLYIYLTLSVTEWRLKFRKEMNAEETKANTKAIDSLLNFETVKYFGNEEHEYRRYDQNLASYESAAIRSQKSLSALNILQSAIIGVGLIAIMLLAAQGVVNGEKTIGDFVLVNTYLIQLYLPLNFLGFVYREIKQSLVDMDKMFELKTVAPTIQDSDHVRDLIKTEGHIEFKDVEFSYNPDRKILRGVSFSIKPGQTVAVVGPSGSGKSTLARLLFRFYDVNEGAIKVDGLDIKDIRQSDLRRQIGVVPQDTVLFNDTIGYNIEYGKPGATAEEIGRAAKAARIGDFIESLPKMYDTEVGERGLKLSGGEKQRVAIARTVLKSPKILIFDEATSALDSHTEKEIQISLDEVSKDRTTLVIAHRLSTIVNSDQILVLKDGMIIERGTHLELLGAKRHYYEMWMRQQDEASQKQ
- a CDS encoding mechanosensitive ion channel protein MscS; this translates as MAWARNAEIILILYMGNKSFEYWIQQVMEIANRTFFKMGAFEVSFFSLMYVFLFLMLLYFASSGLRRVLLRRLTHFPRATVESVLTLFHYSVLAIGTVIILQSAGLDFSALAVLAGTVGIGIGFGLQNVTNNFISGLIILFERPIKVGDRIEITDIMGQVMRIGMRSTTVLTNDNVSIIIPNAEFVSGNVVNWNHTDDIVRLRIPIGVSYKADPTCVIRTLESAIKDLPGVLEHRKSDVILDSFGDHSINFLVRVWTQDFSQKPGLMKHQINMAIWEALKVAKIEIPFQQLDLHVRTEKQPTVSA
- a CDS encoding glucose-methanol-choline oxidoreductase, which translates into the protein MSKITRRDFISDSATLALTVAATGLGCSSTGGSSKSRRDVATIVNERDEYDYIVVGSGAGGGPVASNLAKAGFRVLLLEAGGNRGGRNYSVPGFAALSSEDPDMAWNFYVKHYDDLFRQTRNPKFVEGKGILYPRAGTLGGCTAHNDLIVLYPDLSDWNQIAKQTSDPSWDGTKMRQYFERLERCRYVTQSNRNPSRHGYNGWLPTETPDSSLIFRDPKLLKLFISALAAGGRRRDANDWRQVLNRKNGNFIIPQSSENGTRMGTRELVLDTMRAHPENLVLRTGALAREILFDDQDPTKAIGIEYVVGDHLYQADPAASKNPFINPMKAFARREVILAGGVFNSPQLLMLSGIGDETELRQHNISPRIHLPGVGKNLQDRYEISVPTRVRSDFSILKDCTFGADGDPCLVDYDRAPRSSPYSTNGVFTSFIRKSFKNKSDADLCVFGIVGRFVGYYPGWSREIIAKDHFSWVVLKGKTENRSGYVKLKSKNPLEMPEINFRYFEDGNDKAGDDLKSVLEGVRYARSLNKRLLAKRVIKEESLPEAARQSNTGMAEYIKDNAWGHHASCTNPIGAHGEPGAVVDSKFRVQGAKNLRVVDASVFPRIPGLFIVASIYMIAEKASDDIIRDAGKI